The nucleotide window GTCACGCGCTCGCACGGCAGCGGGCCGGCCCCGCAAGTAGGGCCAGTAGAGCGAGTCCGCCGGGCATGAGGATATATTGCGCGTACGCCGTCGTTTCCATCGTGCCTTTCAGGTTACGGACGAGGGTCCTTGCTTGTCAAGTCCAATTTCGTGTGCCGTATTTCCGCCGGCGCCGTTCAACGGAAGGATATCCGGAATCCCCCCCGGCAGGCCGGAGGTCCCCTGGAATGTCCGCGGAGCGGCGATACCGCCCGACACGAGGATCTTCACCCCCTGCTCCACGGTCATGTCGAGGACGCACGCCCTCTCCTCCGGGATGAAAAGCACCTCTCCCAGGTACAGGTTGTTGGTCGGAACGAAGACGACGGCGAGAGGCTTGCCTTCCTTCTCTACCGTCCCGGTCCGGAAAGCCAGGGCGTAGGAGCCTTCTTTCGGATATTCGACCAGGAGCACCTGACGGAACGACCGGGTGCTGTCCGGGGAAAACGCGTTCGTAAGCTGCTTGATGGTGGTATAAATCGTCCGGTAACCCGGGATCCGGTCGATCAGCCAGTCGATTCCCTCGAGGATGCGCGCCCCGACCACGTTCCGGGCGAACAAACCCACAAGGAAGATGATAAGCAGCCCCGCGAGAAAGCCGGCGCCGGGGACGCGCTCCGCTCCGGGAAAAATCGCGCCGGCGATCCCTTCGATCAGGGGCGAAAAGAAACGGTCCACCTTCTGGAAAAACCAGACGAGGATCCCCACCGACAGGACAAGGGGAACCGTCACGAAAATGCCGGTCACGAAACTCTTTTTGAGGTCGATGCGCACGGAGTGTATTCTATCTCAAGATTTCGAAGGCGCGGAGGCTTTCCCCATGGACCACGTGGTCGTGATGGCGGGCGGGTCCGGAACCCGCTTCTGGCCCGAGAGCCGGGTGCGCCGCTCCAAGCAGTTCCTCGATCTGACCGGGCACGGCCCGATGATCCGCGAAACGATACGGCGGATGTTCCCGCTCCTGCGAAGGGAAAACGTGTGGGTGGTGGCCTGCGAGAAGGACGCGCCGCACCTGTCCCCGCGGACCCTCGGCATTCCGGGCGGGAACATCATCCTGGAGCCGGAAGGAAAAAATACCGGTCCCGCAGTGGCGCTGGCCACCGCATGCATAGCGCGCCGCGACCCGGCGGCGGTGATCGCCGCAGCTCCCGCCGATCATGCCGTCGCCGACGAGCGGGGCTTCCGCTCGGTGCTGGGAAAAGGGTTCCGCGCGGCGGGACGCACCGGGAAGTTCGTAACGATCGGGATATCCCCCACCCATCCGGCGACAGGATACGGTTATATCGAAAGGGGGGCTCCCTTCGCGGGGAAAGAGGAAGGCATCTACAACGTCCGGCGGTTCACGGAAAAGCCTGACCTTGCCACGGCGAAAAAGTTTTTGAGAACCGGACGGTTCTCCTGGAACAGCGGCATCTTCCTTTTCCGCGCAGACACTTTCGGCGACCGGCTGAAGCGCTTCCTTCCCGAAATCCATGAGGCGATCGACGCCGCGTTCCGTCCCTCCGGAAAATCGGGGTTCCCGGGACGGCTTAAAACCGCGTACAGGCGGATGCCGTCGATCTCCATCGACTACGGGATCCTCGAGAAGGAGAAGGGCATCCTTGTGATCCCGGCGGATTTCGGCTGGAACGATCTCGGCACGTGGCGGTCCCTCCACGAGTTCCTGGGAATACCGGGGGAGAACGTCGCATTCGGCGACGCGGTGCTTCTCGAATGCAGCAATTCCTTCGTCCGGACGGACCGCGGGGTGGTCGCAGTGACGGGCATGAAGGATGTGGTGGTGGTTCGAAGCGGCGACGCGGTCCTCGTATGCCCCCGCGACCGATCGGAGGACGTGAAGCGCATAGTTGAAGAGGTGCGCAGGAAATTTCCGCACCTCTCCTGATGCGCCGGTTTTTATGCTATTCGAAAATCGTGCCGGTGATGGTGACGAACTTCCGTACTTCGAGCTCGAAAGTGCCTTTCGGTATCGAAACCGTCACCGAATCGCCCACCTGCCGGTTCAGCAGCGCCTTTCCGACGGGCGCAGCGATGGATATGAGGTTCCGCTTGCCGTCGGCGACCTCCGGGATAACCAGCGTGTAGCAGGCCGTCTCCCCGGTATCGAGGTTGTCGACCGTCACGACGCTTCCCAAACCGACGCGATCCGCAGGGATGCCGGACACGTCGATACGGGAAAGATCCGCGAGCCGCTTCTGGATCTGGCCCATCCGGGCCTGCAGCGTGGACTGCCGCTCCTTGGCGGCGTGGTATTCGGCGTTCTCGGACAGGTCGCCGTGCGACATCGCGGCGCTTATCTCCTTCGGCAGCTTGACCCGGAGTTCCACCTCGATCTTCTGCGCTTCTTCCTCCAGTTTTTCTCTCGCCTCCCTTAGAAAATCCAATCCGGTTTCCCCCTTACTGCTCCATGGTAAATTCCTGCATGTCGAACCAGAATCCGTTCTGGCCGATCGAATCCACTTCGGCCTTCAGTATCCTGGCATGCATGTCCTCTTCCCCGGCCAGGGAAAGGAACATCTCCTTCGCTTCCTTCGACGCGGCATCCCTGGCCATATCGAGGTACGCCCTGTTCGCGGCGATCTCCTTGTCTATGGCGATCTCCAGGATACGGATTTCATCCGCGCGCGCAAGTTTCCCCGGATCGATTTTCTCAAGTTTTGCGCTTTTCGTCATCACCGCAGCAATCGTTTCCGCGCCCTCGGCACGGGGAATCACCCAGGATTTCCCCTCGAGAAAGGATATCAGGTGGTCCTCAAGCTTGTTCATGTGCCCCACCTCGTCCGATGCGAGATTGATGAGCACGTTTTTCGCCTTGACGTCCTTGATGACCTTGGCCAGTTGCAGGTAGGTCGCGATCGCCTCCTTCTCCTTGTCGATGGCGGTGTGGATGACCTTTACGATTTCGGGTGCCTGCATCAGCGTGTCCTCCTTTTCGGCAGGGTGTCGGTCCGATGGGGGTGCCGTCTCAATGGAAAACGAGCTTGCCGCCGTAATGCCCCTCCACGATGCAACCCGCGACGCAGCCGAAAAGCAGGCCGCCGCGAAGCCAGCCCAGGCCAGAGAGCGGCAGCTGGTCGATTCCCGGCACGAGCGTTCGCAACAGCACGGCGCAAAGGGAGAGCCCGAACAGGACGAATCCGGTAACGATCTTGATCTTGAACACCGAAGTCATGTACCCCTTGTACCTGATCTTCCAGTCCAGGTAGCCGGAAATCATCGTAAACGGCGTCGCGGCCATCCCGAAAGAAGTCATTAAATGGGCCCCCCTCTCGAAATTCACGATACCGGTCGCAAGGTAAAGGACGAAGGACGCGGCCGCCGCCGGGAAGAGCGCCTGGGGGAAATGGACGAGCATCGGATGGAAATACCACCCTTCCGGAACCTTCACCCCGGCCGCCCTCCCAGACTGTATTGGAAATTATTGGGGGTTTTAGCCCCCCACGCCGTCCGTGAAATTCGATGCTCCCCGCACGTTAACGTTTCGCAGGTTTATCGTGCACTGAAATATCGTTCAGTGATTGTGGGAGGCCAGGTTACGGTCAATCCGGCAGAAGGAAGAAAAGCTCCCTGGGCGCGTCGCAGACGGGGCACCGCTCCGGCGGCTCCTCGCCTTCGTGGATGTAACCGCAGATTGTGCACTTCCAGCGTTTCATATGGATAAAAATTGTACCAGACCGCCGCGGGGGGCGCCGCAATTTGTTCGTGCCAAAACCGGGACGGGACATCGGGAATCAAATTCAGTGCGGATAAGGAGATCGCCGAAATCCCCGGCATAGGGATAATCACGCCGACACCCTTGAGGCGTTTCCGGGCGTCAGGCAACCCTTGCGCATCACCGTTTGACGATCCTGTCCATTCCTCCCATGTAGGGCCGCAGGACCTCGGGGACGGCTACCGAGCCGTCCTCCTGCTGGAAGTTCTCGAGCACCGCGACGACGGTGCGCCCTGCGGCAAGGCCTGAGCCGTTCAGCGTGTGCGCGAGCCGGGTCTTGCCGGATGCCCCGTCGCGGAACCGTATCTTCGCGCGCCTCGCCTGGAAGTCGGTGAAGTTGCTGCAGGAGGAGATCTCGCGGTACCGCTTCTGCGACGGCAGCCAGACTTCGAGGTCGTACGTCTTGGCGGAGGAAAATCCGAGGTCCGCCGTGCAGAGCGCCACCACCCTGTACGGCAGGCCGAGCCGCTGCAGTATCGTTTCCGCATCGGCGGTCAGGGACTCCAGCTCCGCCCACGATTGCTCCGGCCGGCAGATCTTCACCAGCTCCACCTTGTTGAACTGGTGCTGCCGGATCATTCCCCTGACGTCCTTGCCGTACGAGCCCGCTTCCGCCCGGAAGCAGGGGGTGTAGGCCGTCATCTTGAGGGGGAGGGAATCGCCGGGGAGGATTTCATCCCGGACGACGTTCGTCACGGGCACCTCGGCGGTCGGGACGAGGAAGTAGTCGGTCCCCGCCACGCGGAAGAGGTCCTCCTCGAACTTCGGGAGTTGTCCCGTGCCGAAGAAGGAAGCCGAATTCGCCATGAACGGGGGAAGCACCTCCGTGTAGCCGTGCTCGCGAGTGTGGACGTCCAGCATGAAGTTTATGAGCGCGCGCTCCAAAAGCGCCCCCGCCCCCTTGCTCAGGCAAAACCGCGCGCCCGCGATCTTCGCCGCCCTGTCGAAATCGAGGATGTCCAGCCCCACGCCGATGTCGACGTGGTCCCTCACGGGGAACGGGAACCCGGCCGGGGTCCCCCATGTCCGAACGACGGCGTTGTCCTCCTCCCCGGCCCCATCGGGGACCGTTGCATCGGGGACGTTCGGGATGGAGAGCAGCGCATCCTCCATCTGCCGCTCCACCTCCGGCAGGCCCGCCTCCATTTCCTTGATGCGTGCGGCGACCTCCTTCATCTTCTCCATGAGGGACGAAGCGTCCTTCTTTTCCCGCCGCAGGCGGCCGATCTCCTCCGATGCGGCGTTCCGTTCCGCGCGCAGGGTCTCCACGCTCACCAGCAGGTCCCGCCGTTTCCGGTCGAGTTCCACGAACCCCTCGAGTCGTGCCGCGGAGCGCCTGCGCCGAAGCGCCTCCTCCACGGCGTGTATGTTCTCCCGGACGAATTTCAGGTCGAGCATGGCAGTCCCTCCCGTTTCACCGGCCGGAATCCCGCGTCGCGGATCGCGGCGGCTATCTCTTCCTCCGACATCCTGTAGGAGACACCCGCCGAGGCGACGACGTTCTCCTCGATCATCGTGCTGCCGAAATCGTCCGCGCCGAAGAAGAGCCCCGCCTGCGCGACCTTCGCTCCCTGCGTCACCCATGACACCTGGACGGTGGGGATGCCCGGCAGCAGGATCCGGGACGCCGCCAGGACACGAAGGTACCCGACTGCATGGTTGAATCCCGCCGCAGCGCTCTCCGCGTACGACGGATCCTCCGACAGGGCCGTGTTACCCGACTGGAAGGTCCACGGGATGAAGGAGGAAAAGCCCCCCGTCTCCTCCTGGAGCTCCCGCACGCGAAGCAGGTGGCGCGCGATCGATTCCGCCGTCTCCACGCTTCCGAACATCATCGTGGCCGAGGTCCGCAACCCCTGGCGGTGCGCCTCGCGCATCACGGCCGCCCACTGCTCCCACCCTATCTTCCGGGGGCTGATCCTGCGCCGAACTTCGTCGTCCAGGATCTCGGCGCCGCCGCCGGGGATGGAATCAAGCCCCAGGGCTACGAGCCGTGAGATGACGTCCCGGATGGAAATCCCGGAACGGATCGCGAAGTGCCACACTTCCGGCGGGGAAAAGCCGTGAAGACGGATGGGGTGCCGCTTGACCGCCCGGACAAGCCGCTCGGCCTCCTCGATCCCCCAGTCGGGGTGCAGCCCCCCCTGGAGCAGGACCTGCGTCCCGCCGAGAAGGAGCGTCTCCTCGATCTTCCTCCAAAGGATCTCTTCGGAAAGCACGTAGGCGTCGGGATCGGACTTGTCGCGGTAGAAGGCGCAGAAGGAGCAGCCGCACGCGCATACGTTGGTGTAATTGATATTGCGGTCCACGATGTACGACACCGCCCCGTCCGGGTGAAGCCGCCGCCGCACTTCGTCCGCCGCTCTCCCCAACTCGAACAGCGGCGTGTCCCGCAACATCCGGACCGCCTCGTCCAAACCCGTCATGCCGCGCCTTCCGGCCATTCGCGCACGACGTTGTAGAGCGTGTCCCGCTCGACGGGCACGCGTCCCGCCTGCCGTATCATCGTAACCAGCTCGGAGACCGTCATCTCCTGGCCCGCCTGCGCACCGGCTGCATGGGTGATACGCTCCTCCACCACGGTCCCGTCGATGTCGTTCACGCCGAAATGGAGGGATATCTGGGCAAGCTTCGGTCCGACCATGATCCAGAAGGATTTGACGTGCCTGAAGTTGTCGAGGTAGAGCCGCCCCACCGCGAGCGCAAGGAGGTCCTCCAGCCCCGTCGTGTATCCCTTGGCGATCTGGGTGTTTTTCGGATGGAACGCCAGCGGGATGAACGACTGGAACCCGCCCGTCCGGTCCTGGAGCTCCCGCAGACGGCGCAGGTGGTCGACCCGGGACTCCGGCGTTTCCACGTGCCCGTAAAGCATGGTCGCGTTGCTGCGCAAGCCCGCCGCGTGCACCGCCTCCATAACCTCGAGCCAGCGGTCGCCCGAAATCTTCTCCGGGCAGATGCTGTTGCGCACTTCGGGCGCGAAAATTTCCGCACCGCCTCCCGGCAGGCTGCCGAGCCCTGCTTCCTTCAGGCTGCGGATGACTTCATCGAGCGGCATACCGGTGATCTTCGAGAAATAGTCGATCTCCACGGCGGTGAAGGCCTGGATGTGCATCGCGGGAAACCGTTCCGCAAGCGTCCGCAGCATGACGAGGTAGAAATCGAACGGCAGGTCGGGGTGCAGCCCTCCCACTATGTGAAGTTCCGTCGCCTTCTGCTCCTGCGCCTCTTCCGCCCTGCGCAGGACTTCCTCCATCGTCATCGTGTACGCGAGGGGCTCTCCCTTCGTCTTGCTGAAGGCGCAGAACCGGCACCGGTTGACGCAGATGTTGGTGGGATTGATGTGCCGGTTTACGATGAAGTACACACGGTCCCCGTTCTTCCGCCGGTTGGCGAAATCCGCCATCTCGCCGACCGACAGGACATCCCGCGTCCGGTACAGCGCAAGCGCGTCCTCCTCCGAAATGCGCCGCCCCGCCTCCACCTTGTCACGGATGGTTTTTAGCACCGCCTCCACCTTCCCCTCCGCCCCTGCTCATCTGCTCGAGGATCCGCTCCTCCGCGCCCGCCTCCTTCGGAACGCGCGGCAGGAAGACCGAAAAGGTTACCCCTTTCCCTTCCCGGTTGTCCAGCTGGATCGTGCCCCCGTGCTTTTCCACGATCGTGTGGACTATGGGAAGCCCGAGGCCCGTTCCCTTGGTTTTCGTGGTGAAGAAGGGATTGAAGATGTTATGGACCACGTCGTACGGAATCCCGCCGCCCGTGTCGCCGATGAGAAAAACGACTCCGTCGCCTTCGTCCGGCGTCGCCTGCCGCGTAGCCACGGTGAGTTTGCCGCCTTCTTCCATCGCCTGGATCGCGTTGGACAGGAGATTCCACAGGACCTGCCTGAGCTGGTCCGGATCGACGGATATGGACGGAAGATCCGCGGACAGATTCAGGTCCGTGTGTATCCCGGCCTCTTCCAGATCCTCCCGGAACATGGCAAGAACTTCCTTGATCTCGTCGTTCAGGTCGATCTGCCTGCGGGCGGGGAGGACATCCCTCGAGAAGTAAAGCGTCTGCCGGATGATCCGTTCCAGCCTCTGGGCCTCCTTCAGGATGATCCGGGTGTACCGGGTGTAGGTGGCGCCGTCCGGATCCTCCCCCTGCCCTTTCCTCGCCAGGCGCGCCGCGAAGCCGCCGATGACGGTCAGCGGGTTCTTGATCTCGTGCGCGATCTTGGCGGCCATCTCTCCGAGCGCCGCCAGCTTCTCGCTCTGCACCAATCGGCTCTGCATCGCCCGCAGGTTCTCCAGTGCGTTTTCGAGATCTTCGTACAGCGAGGCGTTCTCCATGGCGAGGCACGCCTCCGAAGCGAACATCGTGAGGATCTGGATATCCTCGTCCGTGATTTCCCTCTCGCGGAACTGGTTGTCCACGTAGATCACACCGCGGGCTTCGTCCTTGAATACGAGCGGCACCGCGGCGAATGAGCTCGGATGTTTGCCGCAGAACATCTGGGGGGAGCCGGGGACCGACTGCCCGCATCCCGTTTCCGTCCGCACCGCCTTCCTTTCGCGCACAGCTTTGGCCACAAGGCATTCGGAGCCGTACAGCGGAATGGAAAAACGCTCCGCGTCCGGCCAGAGCGGATACCGTGTATCTTCGCCTTTGCCCCCGGTCTCCCCTTCCGCCGAAAACCCCGGGGACGAGGATGCGGCCCGGCGGGCTTCCCTCCTGTCCTTCGGTCCGACTCCCATCCGTCCCATAAGTCCGTCGCCGTCCTCCGTCACCATGAAAAGGATCGCCCGGCTGAAGTTCAGGCCGGCGGGCGAGGTGAGGGAGCGCATCATGATCTGCAGAAGCCGCTCGGTCTTCACCGTGGACATCAGGGCGCGCGCCACGTCGTAAAGCGTGGAGAGCTGGCGGACCTTGACCTGGTTCGCGTGCGCAAGCGCCTGCGCGTCCTGGTACATCGTCGAGTTTTCGATCATGTTGGCGAGCTGGCTGCAGATCGTCTGCATCAGGTTCACCACCTCCATGTCGAAGGCGATGTCCGGGGACCCGGAGTAGTAACTGATGACGCCGAGCGCCTTCCCCTTCGACACGATCGGAAGACCGAGGAAGGAGGTTATCCCCTGGCGCGTGAGGGGGAGATACATGGGGGAATCTTCCGGACCGTTGACAAGAAGGGGACGCTTCTCCCGGAAGATCTGGTTCGCCAGCAACTTGCCGTGCGCGCGAAGCTCACGCCGCATCCCCGGCCGCGAATATCCTTCGTCCACCATGACCTTCAGGGCGCTGCTGCCGTCTCCGGCCAGGCGTACGGTACACCCTTCCGCCTGGAGAAGCCGCAGGGTGGTTTTCGCCACGTATGCGAGTATATCCCTCACATGGAACGTGGACGTGATCGCCCGCCCGATCTCGTTCAGCGTGATCAGCTCCGAAACGCGCTTCCGCGCGTCGTGGTAAAGGCGGCTGTTGCGGATCGCCCCGGCGACCTCGGTCGCGACGATGCGCAGCAGGTTCACGGTCTCCTCGGTGTATTGCGCCGGTGCATGCGTGGAAAAGTTCATCACGCCGTAAAGGTAAACGTCGTCCATGACGGGGACGGCGAGGATCGAGGCGAAGTCCCGCTGTTCCTCGGTTACCGCAAGCGACGGCGGATCGCTGCGCACGTCCGGGAAGAAGACCGGGACGCGTTTCTGCAGGGCCTTTCCGGCGACGCCTTCTCCCGGCCGGATGCGGAATTCGAACATAGCGCTCTCTTCGGTCTGGACGCAGGAGGAGATCCAGGGAAGCAGGTTCTCCCCGCGGCGCTCCCGCCGGTTGATGCAGACGCAATCCGCTCCGGTCTCCCGGGACAGGAGGTCGCAGATGTACTTGAGCCGGTTTTCGATCAGGATGTTCGAGTTGGAGATCTCGATCACCCGGGAAAGAAGCTCGATCCGCTTTTCGAGGCTGGTGTCCATCGGACAAGTTTATCGTTTCAGGCCTGCCGGCCCCTTTTCCTCAGCGCCTTTTCGTACAGCGACACGTACTCCCGCGCCGAGGGTCCCCAGGAGAAATCCGTTTCCATACCCCTGCGGACGATACCTTTCCATCTCGGGCAGTCGGCATAGGCGGCAAGCGCGCGGGACACCGCGTCCTTCAGATCGTCAGCCTCGTACCCCGCGAACGTGAACCCGGTGCCTCCCTCGGGGTCGCGGTCCGCGTCTATCACCGTGTCGGCGAGCCCGCCCGTCCGCCGGACGATCGGTACCGTGCCGTACCGCAAGGAATAGATCTGGTTCAGCCCGCACGGCTCGTAACGCGAGGGCATAATGTAAATGTCGGCCCCTGCTTCTATCTTGTGGGCCAGGCGGTTGTCGTAGGCAAGCCGCACGGAGATCGTGTCGGGATGCCTCTTTCCCAGCTCCGCCATCGCTTCCTCGTACGTGCGCTCACCGAACCCCAACAGTACGACCCGCACCGGCTGAGCGGCCAGCCATTCCCCTATCTCCGACAGGAGATCAAGGCCCTTTTGCGCCGTCAGACGACCCACCATGCCGATGACCGCGTCCTTCACCGGGCCGTTCCAGCCGAACTCCGCGAGAAGGTCCGCTCGGCAAGCCTCCTTGCCCGAAAGGTCTTCCTTCCGAAAAGGGGCGGCTATCAATCCGTCCGTAGCCGGATTCCATTCGTCGTCGTCGATTCCGTTGATGATCCCGTACAGGTCCGCGCGCCGCTCGTACAGCACCCCCTCG belongs to Deltaproteobacteria bacterium and includes:
- a CDS encoding DUF502 domain-containing protein, with product MRIDLKKSFVTGIFVTVPLVLSVGILVWFFQKVDRFFSPLIEGIAGAIFPGAERVPGAGFLAGLLIIFLVGLFARNVVGARILEGIDWLIDRIPGYRTIYTTIKQLTNAFSPDSTRSFRQVLLVEYPKEGSYALAFRTGTVEKEGKPLAVVFVPTNNLYLGEVLFIPEERACVLDMTVEQGVKILVSGGIAAPRTFQGTSGLPGGIPDILPLNGAGGNTAHEIGLDKQGPSSVT
- the serS gene encoding serine--tRNA ligase yields the protein MLDLKFVRENIHAVEEALRRRRSAARLEGFVELDRKRRDLLVSVETLRAERNAASEEIGRLRREKKDASSLMEKMKEVAARIKEMEAGLPEVERQMEDALLSIPNVPDATVPDGAGEEDNAVVRTWGTPAGFPFPVRDHVDIGVGLDILDFDRAAKIAGARFCLSKGAGALLERALINFMLDVHTREHGYTEVLPPFMANSASFFGTGQLPKFEEDLFRVAGTDYFLVPTAEVPVTNVVRDEILPGDSLPLKMTAYTPCFRAEAGSYGKDVRGMIRQHQFNKVELVKICRPEQSWAELESLTADAETILQRLGLPYRVVALCTADLGFSSAKTYDLEVWLPSQKRYREISSCSNFTDFQARRAKIRFRDGASGKTRLAHTLNGSGLAAGRTVVAVLENFQQEDGSVAVPEVLRPYMGGMDRIVKR
- a CDS encoding transcription elongation factor GreA, which produces MDFLREAREKLEEEAQKIEVELRVKLPKEISAAMSHGDLSENAEYHAAKERQSTLQARMGQIQKRLADLSRIDVSGIPADRVGLGSVVTVDNLDTGETACYTLVIPEVADGKRNLISIAAPVGKALLNRQVGDSVTVSIPKGTFELEVRKFVTITGTIFE
- a CDS encoding ferritin family protein, with amino-acid sequence MQAPEIVKVIHTAIDKEKEAIATYLQLAKVIKDVKAKNVLINLASDEVGHMNKLEDHLISFLEGKSWVIPRAEGAETIAAVMTKSAKLEKIDPGKLARADEIRILEIAIDKEIAANRAYLDMARDAASKEAKEMFLSLAGEEDMHARILKAEVDSIGQNGFWFDMQEFTMEQ
- a CDS encoding mannose-1-phosphate guanylyltransferase, with amino-acid sequence MDHVVVMAGGSGTRFWPESRVRRSKQFLDLTGHGPMIRETIRRMFPLLRRENVWVVACEKDAPHLSPRTLGIPGGNIILEPEGKNTGPAVALATACIARRDPAAVIAAAPADHAVADERGFRSVLGKGFRAAGRTGKFVTIGISPTHPATGYGYIERGAPFAGKEEGIYNVRRFTEKPDLATAKKFLRTGRFSWNSGIFLFRADTFGDRLKRFLPEIHEAIDAAFRPSGKSGFPGRLKTAYRRMPSISIDYGILEKEKGILVIPADFGWNDLGTWRSLHEFLGIPGENVAFGDAVLLECSNSFVRTDRGVVAVTGMKDVVVVRSGDAVLVCPRDRSEDVKRIVEEVRRKFPHLS
- a CDS encoding GAF domain-containing protein, yielding MDTSLEKRIELLSRVIEISNSNILIENRLKYICDLLSRETGADCVCINRRERRGENLLPWISSCVQTEESAMFEFRIRPGEGVAGKALQKRVPVFFPDVRSDPPSLAVTEEQRDFASILAVPVMDDVYLYGVMNFSTHAPAQYTEETVNLLRIVATEVAGAIRNSRLYHDARKRVSELITLNEIGRAITSTFHVRDILAYVAKTTLRLLQAEGCTVRLAGDGSSALKVMVDEGYSRPGMRRELRAHGKLLANQIFREKRPLLVNGPEDSPMYLPLTRQGITSFLGLPIVSKGKALGVISYYSGSPDIAFDMEVVNLMQTICSQLANMIENSTMYQDAQALAHANQVKVRQLSTLYDVARALMSTVKTERLLQIMMRSLTSPAGLNFSRAILFMVTEDGDGLMGRMGVGPKDRREARRAASSSPGFSAEGETGGKGEDTRYPLWPDAERFSIPLYGSECLVAKAVRERKAVRTETGCGQSVPGSPQMFCGKHPSSFAAVPLVFKDEARGVIYVDNQFREREITDEDIQILTMFASEACLAMENASLYEDLENALENLRAMQSRLVQSEKLAALGEMAAKIAHEIKNPLTVIGGFAARLARKGQGEDPDGATYTRYTRIILKEAQRLERIIRQTLYFSRDVLPARRQIDLNDEIKEVLAMFREDLEEAGIHTDLNLSADLPSISVDPDQLRQVLWNLLSNAIQAMEEGGKLTVATRQATPDEGDGVVFLIGDTGGGIPYDVVHNIFNPFFTTKTKGTGLGLPIVHTIVEKHGGTIQLDNREGKGVTFSVFLPRVPKEAGAEERILEQMSRGGGEGGGGAKNHP
- the mqnE gene encoding aminofutalosine synthase MqnE produces the protein MEAVLKTIRDKVEAGRRISEEDALALYRTRDVLSVGEMADFANRRKNGDRVYFIVNRHINPTNICVNRCRFCAFSKTKGEPLAYTMTMEEVLRRAEEAQEQKATELHIVGGLHPDLPFDFYLVMLRTLAERFPAMHIQAFTAVEIDYFSKITGMPLDEVIRSLKEAGLGSLPGGGAEIFAPEVRNSICPEKISGDRWLEVMEAVHAAGLRSNATMLYGHVETPESRVDHLRRLRELQDRTGGFQSFIPLAFHPKNTQIAKGYTTGLEDLLALAVGRLYLDNFRHVKSFWIMVGPKLAQISLHFGVNDIDGTVVEERITHAAGAQAGQEMTVSELVTMIRQAGRVPVERDTLYNVVREWPEGAA
- the mqnC gene encoding dehypoxanthine futalosine cyclase; translated protein: MAGRRGMTGLDEAVRMLRDTPLFELGRAADEVRRRLHPDGAVSYIVDRNINYTNVCACGCSFCAFYRDKSDPDAYVLSEEILWRKIEETLLLGGTQVLLQGGLHPDWGIEEAERLVRAVKRHPIRLHGFSPPEVWHFAIRSGISIRDVISRLVALGLDSIPGGGAEILDDEVRRRISPRKIGWEQWAAVMREAHRQGLRTSATMMFGSVETAESIARHLLRVRELQEETGGFSSFIPWTFQSGNTALSEDPSYAESAAAGFNHAVGYLRVLAASRILLPGIPTVQVSWVTQGAKVAQAGLFFGADDFGSTMIEENVVASAGVSYRMSEEEIAAAIRDAGFRPVKREGLPCST
- the glgA gene encoding glycogen synthase GlgA, whose amino-acid sequence is MKVLIASSEIVPFAKTGGLADVTGALSRALRRTGVEADCILPLYRAVDRTRFPLTQAGPPIRVPLGHKEETGSVEETDAGDGVRAYLVRNDRYFDREYFYGTKDGEYADNCERFTFFCRAVMEWLVRTGRRYDVLHCNDWQTALIPTYARTLYLQEEAVRSAGTVFTVHNLGYQGLFWNHDLPLTGLGWDLFTPQKLEFYGKLNLMKAGLVFADILSTVSPTYSREIQTSEYGYGLEGVLYERRADLYGIINGIDDDEWNPATDGLIAAPFRKEDLSGKEACRADLLAEFGWNGPVKDAVIGMVGRLTAQKGLDLLSEIGEWLAAQPVRVVLLGFGERTYEEAMAELGKRHPDTISVRLAYDNRLAHKIEAGADIYIMPSRYEPCGLNQIYSLRYGTVPIVRRTGGLADTVIDADRDPEGGTGFTFAGYEADDLKDAVSRALAAYADCPRWKGIVRRGMETDFSWGPSAREYVSLYEKALRKRGRQA